One Aquarana catesbeiana isolate 2022-GZ linkage group LG06, ASM4218655v1, whole genome shotgun sequence genomic region harbors:
- the LOC141147608 gene encoding large ribosomal subunit protein eL21-like, with protein sequence MRIYKKGDIVDIKGTGTIQKGMPHKCYHGKTGRIYNVTQHAVGIIVNKQVKGKILAKRINVRVEHIRHSKSRDSFLQRVKENERKKKQAKENGTWVELKRQPAQPSEANFVRTFGKEPELLEPIPYEFMA encoded by the coding sequence ATGCGCATCTACAAGAAGGGTGATATTGTGGACATCAAGGGTACAGGCACAATCCAGAAAGGTATGCCACACAAGTGCTACCATGGCAAGACTGGTCGGATCTACAATGTCACACAGCATGCTGTTGGAATAATTGTGAACAAACAAGTCAAAGGCAAGATTCTTGCAAAGAGAATCAATGTCCGCGTAGAGCACATCCGCCACTCAAAGAGCAGAGACAGTTTCCTGCAACGTGTGAAGGAAAATGAGAGGAAGAAAAAGCAAGCAAAAGAGAACGGCACCTGGGTGGAGCTAAAACGTCAGCCAGCCCAACCAAGTGAAGCTAACTTTGTCCGAACATTTGGAAAGGAACCTGAGCTCCTTGAGCCAATTCCATATGAGTTCATGGCATAA